A stretch of Gammaproteobacteria bacterium DNA encodes these proteins:
- a CDS encoding Crp/Fnr family transcriptional regulator — MPSEQHEGPNLPSRLTAFDLFAGMASADLEKIAPRLHVQTWPRRQAVMPPASTAENFYLILKGRVKIGTNHPVTGRELTFCILGPGAGHDIITLLDGHIHRVNATSLDALETACAPLSQWHAWMERYPSLRHALLHCAARRLRELSELAEDLALHETSARLAHLLLRHIDEGSDDERHLLHGLAHEELAHLIGSVRVVVNRLINRFKQEGIIHTEAGQLHVTDFERLMEKAERRVQSLLKPR; from the coding sequence ATGCCTTCCGAGCAACACGAAGGCCCAAACCTGCCAAGTCGCCTGACGGCCTTCGATCTCTTCGCGGGTATGGCCAGCGCCGACCTGGAAAAAATCGCACCGCGACTGCATGTGCAGACCTGGCCGAGGCGGCAGGCTGTCATGCCGCCTGCAAGCACCGCAGAAAACTTCTACCTGATCCTGAAGGGCAGAGTAAAAATCGGCACCAATCACCCCGTTACCGGCCGTGAACTCACGTTCTGCATACTCGGGCCCGGCGCTGGACACGACATCATCACCCTGCTGGATGGCCATATCCATCGTGTTAACGCCACCAGCCTCGATGCACTGGAAACGGCCTGCGCACCCCTCAGCCAGTGGCATGCCTGGATGGAGCGCTACCCCTCCCTGCGCCACGCCCTGCTGCATTGTGCCGCACGCCGCCTGCGGGAACTCAGCGAGCTGGCCGAGGATCTTGCATTGCACGAAACGTCCGCACGACTGGCTCACTTACTGTTGCGGCATATTGACGAAGGATCCGATGACGAGCGCCATCTGCTCCATGGCCTGGCGCACGAGGAGCTCGCCCATCTCATCGGCAGCGTACGGGTCGTGGTCAACCGCCTGATCAATCGCTTCAAACAGGAAGGCATCATTCACACCGAGGCCGGCCAATTGCACGTCACCGACTTTGAACGCCTTATGGAAAAGGCCGAGCGCCGCGTGCAATCCCTGCTGAAACCCCGCTAG
- the glgX gene encoding glycogen debranching protein GlgX yields the protein MHDQVTQGQPLPLGTRLDDKGCNFALFSRHATAVTLLLFDPVEAPLATTRIDLDPNLHRTGDIWHVHVAGVRPGTGYAYRVDGPCAPAAGMRFDPRRVLVDPCAQSLSGVPGWDFAAARPACDEAAAQEGMPAPGARGVVVDTAFDWHDDRPPRHPWSRTVIYETHVRGLTRHDSARAAHPGTYRGVIEKIPYLQALGITAIELMPVQSFNPNELLQRDPQTGERLRNYWGYSPVGFFAPHTGYASDPTPGAELNEFKTMVRALHAAGIEVILDVVFNHSAEGDETGPTLGLRGLDNGIYYLLDPDDRSRYLNFSGCGNTLNCNHPVVREFILDCLRYWVTEMHVDGFRFDLASVLGRDSGGNILPNPPLLEHIAQDPILRGVKLIAEAWDAGGAYQVGSFPGHRWSEWNGRYRDEVRRFWRGDAGLLGVFASRLAGSSDIYQQNGKTTINSINFVTAHDGFTLNDLVSYAEKHNEANGEADTDGTAQNYSANWGVEGPTQDPAVESLRERQIRNFIATLMLSRGVPMLLGGDEFRRSQRGNNNAYCQDNDISWYDWSLTERHTELVRFTRLMIALRSRLPTLSDEDFYNPEELTWLAPQDGTLNWTEGASALGAHIHVRDHIEICALFNATDAEVLFSLPSDVTHWYRYVDTASMSPHDIELDQTRPPCTSATINVTPASLQIFTTSPSLPIR from the coding sequence ATGCACGACCAAGTCACCCAGGGACAGCCGCTGCCGCTCGGCACCCGATTGGACGACAAAGGCTGCAACTTCGCCCTGTTCAGCCGCCATGCGACGGCCGTCACCCTGCTGCTGTTCGATCCGGTGGAGGCGCCGCTGGCCACGACCCGCATCGACCTCGACCCCAACCTGCACCGCACCGGCGATATCTGGCACGTCCACGTGGCCGGCGTGAGGCCGGGCACCGGTTACGCCTACCGCGTGGATGGCCCCTGTGCGCCGGCGGCCGGCATGCGCTTCGACCCGCGCCGCGTGCTGGTCGATCCCTGCGCCCAGAGCCTGAGCGGCGTGCCCGGCTGGGATTTCGCGGCCGCCCGCCCCGCCTGCGACGAGGCCGCGGCCCAGGAAGGAATGCCGGCGCCTGGCGCACGCGGGGTCGTGGTCGACACCGCCTTCGACTGGCATGACGACCGCCCGCCCCGCCACCCCTGGTCGCGGACCGTCATCTACGAAACCCACGTGCGCGGCCTGACCCGCCATGACTCGGCGCGGGCGGCGCATCCCGGCACCTACCGCGGGGTGATCGAAAAGATTCCCTATCTGCAGGCGCTGGGCATCACCGCCATCGAGCTCATGCCGGTGCAAAGCTTCAATCCGAACGAGCTGCTGCAACGCGATCCGCAAACGGGCGAGCGGCTGCGCAATTACTGGGGTTACAGCCCGGTCGGCTTCTTTGCACCGCATACCGGTTATGCCAGCGATCCGACGCCGGGCGCCGAACTGAACGAATTCAAGACCATGGTGCGTGCCCTGCATGCGGCCGGCATCGAGGTCATCCTGGACGTGGTGTTCAATCACAGCGCCGAAGGCGACGAGACCGGACCGACCCTCGGCCTGCGCGGGCTGGACAACGGCATCTACTACCTGCTCGATCCGGACGACCGCAGCCGTTACCTGAACTTCAGCGGCTGCGGCAACACCCTCAACTGCAATCATCCGGTGGTGCGCGAGTTCATTCTGGACTGTCTGCGCTACTGGGTCACCGAGATGCACGTGGACGGATTCCGCTTCGACCTGGCCTCCGTGCTCGGCCGCGACTCCGGCGGCAACATCCTGCCCAATCCGCCGCTGCTGGAGCACATCGCGCAGGACCCGATCCTGCGCGGCGTCAAGCTCATCGCCGAGGCCTGGGATGCCGGCGGGGCCTATCAGGTGGGAAGTTTTCCTGGACACCGTTGGTCGGAATGGAACGGCCGCTATCGCGACGAGGTGCGCCGCTTCTGGCGCGGCGATGCCGGGCTGCTCGGCGTATTCGCCTCACGCCTGGCCGGCAGCTCCGATATTTATCAGCAAAACGGCAAGACCACCATCAACAGCATCAACTTCGTCACCGCTCACGACGGGTTCACGCTGAACGATCTCGTCAGCTACGCCGAAAAGCACAACGAGGCAAACGGTGAAGCGGACACCGACGGCACGGCGCAGAACTACAGCGCCAACTGGGGCGTCGAGGGGCCGACGCAGGACCCCGCCGTCGAATCCCTGCGCGAGCGGCAGATACGCAACTTCATCGCCACCCTCATGCTGTCGCGCGGCGTGCCCATGCTGCTCGGCGGCGACGAGTTCCGCCGCAGCCAGCGCGGCAACAACAACGCCTACTGCCAGGACAACGACATCAGCTGGTACGACTGGTCGCTGACGGAACGCCACACCGAACTGGTGCGCTTCACGCGCCTGATGATCGCCCTGAGAAGCCGGCTGCCAACGCTCTCCGACGAAGATTTCTATAACCCTGAGGAACTCACCTGGCTTGCCCCGCAGGACGGCACGTTGAACTGGACCGAAGGCGCTTCCGCACTCGGCGCCCATATACACGTGCGAGATCACATCGAAATATGCGCGCTGTTCAATGCAACGGACGCCGAGGTCCTGTTCAGTCTGCCTTCGGACGTCACGCACTGGTACCGCTATGTCGACACTGCATCGATGTCACCTCACGACATCGAACTCGACCAGACCCGACCGCCATGCACCTCGGCCACAATCAACGTCACACCCGCGTCTTTGCAGATCTTCACCACTTCGCCCTCGCTGCCGATCCGTTGA